A stretch of the Actinoalloteichus fjordicus genome encodes the following:
- a CDS encoding helix-turn-helix transcriptional regulator — protein MPTASSTTTSSRLLALLSLLQVRRDWPGEQLANRLGVSDRTVRRDVDRLRELGYPVQAVRGPEGGYRLEAGSELPPLLFDDEQVVALAVALRIATVTGAGIEEAAARALATVRQVLPARLRQRVDALEVTAIALAGRGEDPQVGTDVLVALSAAIRAGEEVRFDYRSPGRSDGAEAQPPRRLEPHHLVVHHGRWYLVGWAAERLEWRIYRADRLTLRVPNGPRFTPREVPGGNVAAFLSARFTGSEGANEWPCQGEVILDLPAAQVVPFAADGLVEELGPARTRLLIGSWTWAALAATLARFATEIEVVGPPALRDAFAELSRRAGRTAGLPVP, from the coding sequence ATGCCCACCGCCTCGTCGACGACGACCTCGTCTCGCCTGCTCGCCCTGCTGTCGTTGCTGCAGGTCCGCCGGGACTGGCCGGGGGAACAGCTGGCCAACCGGCTCGGTGTCAGCGACCGCACGGTGCGCCGCGACGTCGACCGTCTGCGCGAGCTCGGATATCCCGTCCAAGCGGTCCGGGGGCCCGAGGGCGGTTACCGGCTCGAGGCAGGCAGTGAACTGCCACCCCTGCTGTTCGACGACGAGCAGGTGGTCGCGCTCGCCGTGGCGTTGCGCATCGCGACCGTGACGGGAGCGGGCATCGAGGAGGCCGCCGCGCGCGCCCTCGCGACGGTGCGCCAGGTCCTGCCCGCCCGTCTGCGGCAGCGCGTCGACGCCCTGGAGGTCACGGCGATCGCGTTGGCAGGGCGGGGGGAGGACCCCCAGGTCGGCACCGACGTCCTGGTCGCGCTGAGCGCCGCCATCCGAGCCGGGGAGGAGGTGCGGTTCGACTACCGTTCGCCGGGACGGTCGGACGGTGCCGAAGCGCAGCCGCCTCGGCGGTTGGAGCCCCACCACCTCGTGGTCCACCACGGGCGCTGGTACCTCGTCGGCTGGGCCGCGGAACGCTTGGAATGGCGGATCTACCGCGCTGACCGGCTGACACTTCGCGTGCCGAACGGGCCCCGGTTCACCCCGCGAGAGGTGCCGGGCGGCAACGTGGCCGCCTTCCTCTCCGCCCGCTTCACAGGCTCCGAGGGCGCGAACGAATGGCCGTGTCAGGGCGAGGTGATCCTCGACCTGCCCGCCGCGCAGGTGGTTCCGTTCGCCGCCGACGGACTCGTCGAAGAACTCGGCCCCGCCCGAACCAGGCTGCTGATCGGCTCCTGGACCTGGGCCGCCTTGGCCGCCACGCTGGCACGGTTCGCTACGGAGATCGAAGTCGTCGGTCCGCCCGCGCTGCGAGACGCCTTCGCCGAGCTGTCCCGCCGCGCCGGCCGCACCGCAGGCCTCCCGGTGCCATAA
- a CDS encoding VOC family protein: MSINAVAHLNFRGQARAALGFYQSVFGGQVIAATYGDFGMPAELPGADKVVFGQVIADNGFRIMAYDVPGQDAPVAEGAPTTRRENGVTLTEEPFFLSVRGETVEEVGALWERLADGATVIEAYAPAQWAPAFGMLTDRFGITWVLDVAAEHAQA; encoded by the coding sequence ATGTCGATCAATGCTGTCGCCCACCTGAACTTCCGCGGGCAGGCCCGCGCGGCCCTGGGGTTCTACCAGTCGGTGTTCGGCGGGCAGGTCATCGCCGCCACCTACGGCGACTTCGGCATGCCAGCCGAGCTGCCCGGTGCGGACAAGGTGGTGTTCGGCCAGGTCATCGCGGACAACGGCTTCCGGATCATGGCCTACGACGTCCCCGGTCAAGACGCACCTGTCGCCGAGGGCGCGCCGACCACACGCCGCGAGAACGGTGTCACCCTCACCGAGGAGCCGTTCTTCCTCTCCGTCCGAGGTGAGACGGTCGAGGAGGTCGGCGCGCTGTGGGAGCGGCTGGCGGACGGCGCCACCGTCATCGAGGCCTACGCCCCGGCTCAGTGGGCGCCCGCCTTCGGGATGCTGACCGATCGCTTCGGTATCACCTGGGTCCTCGACGTCGCGGCTGAGCACGCCCAGGCCTGA
- a CDS encoding YdeI/OmpD-associated family protein: protein MNEQPLVIPDAADWRAWLEVNENVSDGVWLVLAKKGTVAPTTLTYSQALDEALCSGWIDGQRKGRDDATFLQRFTPRRRRSIWSQRNVGLVGSLIEQGRMRLRGHAEIERARLDGRWERAYPGSATVEVPADVLAALTASPAAAARFAALTAGERYPLLLPIITAVPALRGARIAAMIRRLGEDDGV from the coding sequence GTGAACGAACAACCGCTGGTGATCCCGGACGCGGCCGACTGGCGGGCCTGGCTCGAGGTGAACGAGAACGTCTCGGACGGGGTGTGGCTGGTGCTGGCGAAGAAGGGGACGGTCGCACCGACGACACTGACCTACTCCCAGGCGCTGGATGAAGCACTCTGCAGCGGGTGGATCGACGGGCAGCGAAAGGGGCGCGACGACGCGACGTTCCTGCAACGCTTCACACCCCGACGGCGCAGGTCGATCTGGTCGCAACGGAATGTCGGGCTCGTCGGCTCTCTGATCGAACAAGGTCGCATGCGCCTTCGCGGACACGCGGAGATCGAGCGGGCACGACTCGACGGTCGGTGGGAGCGGGCATACCCGGGTTCGGCCACCGTCGAGGTGCCTGCAGACGTCCTCGCTGCGCTGACGGCGTCGCCTGCCGCAGCAGCCCGATTCGCAGCTCTGACCGCAGGTGAGCGATATCCCCTGCTGCTGCCGATCATCACGGCCGTGCCCGCGCTGCGCGGAGCGCGGATCGCCGCCATGATCCGGCGTCTCGGCGAGGACGACGGGGTGTGA
- a CDS encoding GuaB3 family IMP dehydrogenase-related protein — MRDQVEIGRGRTAMRAYDLDDVEIVPSRRTRSSKDVSLGWQIDAYRFGIPLVTHPTDAIVSPATAVRVGELGGLAVLNAEGLWARHSDVEDVMFRLVTAAEDDDDPAAAVRLLQELHAAPIRLDLLSQSIKEIRESGAHVAVRVSPQHAEELTPDLLAAGVEILVLQGTIISAEHVARDGEPLNLKRFIAELDVPVIAGGVGDYRTAMHLMRTGAAGVIVGFGHATSTTTTEVLGIGVPMATAIADAASARRDYLDETGGRYVHVLADGGISTSGDIAKAIACGADAVMLGEPLALASEAPAQGYYWTSAAAHPSLPRSEIFPVPSTDYDLETLLFGPSSDPLGTVNLFGALRRAMAKTGYSDLKEFQKVGLTVRR, encoded by the coding sequence GTGCGGGATCAGGTGGAGATCGGTAGAGGACGTACCGCGATGCGTGCCTACGACCTCGACGACGTGGAGATCGTGCCGTCTCGTCGAACGCGCTCCTCCAAGGACGTGTCGCTGGGCTGGCAGATCGACGCCTACCGCTTCGGCATCCCGCTGGTGACCCATCCGACGGACGCCATCGTCTCGCCCGCCACCGCCGTGCGCGTCGGCGAGCTCGGCGGCCTGGCCGTCCTCAACGCCGAAGGGCTCTGGGCTCGGCACTCCGACGTCGAGGATGTCATGTTCCGGCTGGTCACCGCCGCCGAGGACGACGACGACCCCGCCGCTGCAGTGCGACTGCTCCAGGAGCTTCATGCGGCGCCGATCCGGCTGGACCTGCTCTCGCAGTCGATCAAGGAGATTCGCGAGTCCGGGGCGCACGTCGCGGTGCGGGTCAGCCCGCAGCACGCCGAGGAGCTGACGCCGGATCTGCTCGCGGCCGGGGTCGAGATCCTGGTGCTCCAGGGAACGATCATCTCCGCCGAGCACGTCGCCAGGGACGGTGAGCCGCTGAACCTCAAGCGCTTCATCGCCGAGTTGGACGTGCCGGTGATCGCGGGCGGCGTCGGCGACTACCGCACCGCCATGCACCTGATGCGCACCGGCGCCGCAGGCGTGATCGTCGGATTCGGCCACGCCACCAGCACCACGACGACGGAGGTCCTCGGCATCGGCGTCCCGATGGCCACGGCGATCGCCGACGCGGCCTCCGCGCGCCGGGACTACCTGGACGAGACCGGTGGCCGGTACGTGCACGTCCTCGCCGACGGCGGGATCAGCACCTCCGGCGACATCGCGAAGGCCATCGCCTGCGGTGCGGACGCGGTGATGCTCGGCGAGCCGCTCGCCCTGGCCAGCGAGGCGCCCGCGCAGGGCTACTACTGGACGTCCGCCGCCGCGCACCCCTCGCTGCCGCGCAGCGAGATCTTCCCGGTGCCCAGCACCGACTACGACCTGGAGACCCTGCTCTTCGGCCCGTCCTCCGACCCGCTGGGTACGGTGAACCTGTTCGGCGCGCTGCGTCGGGCGATGGCCAAGACCGGCTACTCCGATCTGAAGGAGTTCCAGAAGGTGGGCCTCACCGTCCGTCGGTGA